One genomic region from Verrucomicrobiia bacterium encodes:
- the bshA gene encoding N-acetyl-alpha-D-glucosaminyl L-malate synthase BshA produces the protein MMTKPLRIGITCYPSVGGSGILATSLGEELAKRGHEVHFISYERPFRLPFDVPRLHFHPVGVNAYGLFKYPDYTLPLSVKMAEVSRDFGLDVLHVHYAVPHATAALLARLMLPPHQQPRVVTTLHGTDTTLLARDPDYGPAIHHALEQSDAVTAVSEYLRRETLQLLEMKRPIEVIHNFFDPRPPQRTPGEVRRELGLNGESVVFHASNLRPVKRIDLLLQTIARVRADRPFKVILLAGDSFAPFAEDVRALGIEDRLLVLERVRDIEDYLQISDAGFFTSESESFCLSILECMCFGCPSVARRVGGIPEVVENGRSGVLVDSENTDEMARALESLLRDAGRRKAMGTAAKERAELCFSSDVIVPQYEALYRRVCAASS, from the coding sequence ATGATGACAAAGCCGCTGCGCATTGGAATTACCTGTTACCCTTCAGTGGGAGGCAGTGGAATTCTGGCGACGTCGCTCGGCGAGGAACTGGCAAAACGCGGGCACGAGGTGCATTTCATCAGTTACGAACGGCCGTTCCGATTGCCATTCGACGTGCCGCGCCTGCACTTCCATCCTGTCGGGGTCAATGCATACGGGTTGTTCAAGTATCCCGATTACACGCTGCCGCTTTCGGTCAAGATGGCGGAGGTCAGCCGGGATTTCGGGCTCGACGTGTTGCACGTGCATTACGCGGTGCCGCATGCGACGGCTGCATTGCTGGCTCGGTTGATGTTGCCGCCGCACCAGCAGCCGCGCGTTGTGACGACCTTGCACGGAACTGACACCACGCTCCTTGCGCGTGACCCGGATTACGGGCCGGCAATTCATCACGCATTGGAACAATCCGATGCCGTCACTGCCGTGTCGGAATATTTGCGTCGCGAAACGTTGCAGCTCCTGGAGATGAAGCGGCCGATCGAAGTGATCCATAATTTCTTTGATCCGCGCCCCCCCCAACGAACGCCTGGGGAGGTGCGCCGGGAACTTGGTCTTAACGGCGAGTCCGTGGTGTTTCACGCATCCAACCTCAGGCCGGTGAAACGAATCGATTTGCTGCTGCAAACGATTGCACGCGTGCGGGCTGATCGTCCGTTCAAGGTGATCCTCCTGGCGGGCGACAGTTTTGCGCCGTTTGCTGAAGATGTTCGCGCGCTGGGCATTGAGGATCGCCTGCTCGTGCTGGAACGCGTGCGTGACATCGAAGATTATCTGCAGATTTCCGACGCGGGTTTTTTCACGTCCGAGAGCGAGAGCTTTTGCCTGAGCATTCTGGAGTGCATGTGCTTCGGCTGCCCGAGTGTCGCCCGGCGAGTGGGCGGAATTCCTGAAGTGGTGGAGAATGGCAGGTCAGGTGTGCTGGTGGATTCGGAGAACACTGATGAAATGGCGCGAGCGTTGGAATCGTTGCTTCGCGATGCCGGGCGCCGGAAGGCGATGGGCACGGCTGCAAAGGAACGGGCTGAATTGTGTTTCTCGAGTGACGTGATTGTGCCGCAGTATGAAGCGCTGTATCGGCGCGTCTGCGCGGCGAGTTCGTAG
- a CDS encoding prepilin-type N-terminal cleavage/methylation domain-containing protein, with product MKTHVQQRRRLWGFTLIELLVVIAIIAILAAMLLPVVERGKTSSQRVGCLNNLRQWGIGTALYSTDNADWLPMESAIDGINTWEVTRQPFAVGVWYNAMPEVMKTRKMSDYAETPSSQFEFYSRNVFHCPRARFSDVAATYPNFSLAMNSKLMGDFESTTPAGSFDSFARQIRITSIQEPARTALFLDAGVAGEQQLSSLQPPYTGQPKAFASQFPGRHTRGGNILFVDGHGSFLRGDAVVDMNPASDYRGGAVFPPKEVVWCANPNTVP from the coding sequence ATGAAGACTCACGTTCAGCAGCGCCGGCGTCTCTGGGGATTCACATTGATCGAGTTGCTCGTAGTCATCGCAATCATTGCCATTCTGGCTGCGATGCTCCTGCCCGTCGTGGAGCGTGGAAAGACTTCATCACAGCGCGTGGGTTGCCTTAATAATCTGAGACAATGGGGCATCGGGACCGCATTGTATTCGACGGACAACGCGGACTGGCTGCCGATGGAATCTGCTATCGACGGCATCAATACGTGGGAAGTGACGCGCCAGCCGTTTGCTGTTGGCGTCTGGTACAACGCCATGCCGGAAGTTATGAAGACGCGAAAGATGTCGGACTACGCTGAGACTCCCTCGTCTCAATTCGAGTTTTATTCGCGCAACGTATTTCATTGTCCGCGCGCGCGGTTTTCGGATGTGGCCGCCACTTACCCGAATTTTTCCCTGGCGATGAACTCCAAACTGATGGGCGATTTCGAATCGACGACGCCCGCAGGTTCGTTTGACAGCTTCGCGCGGCAGATCAGGATCACAAGCATCCAGGAACCCGCGCGGACGGCACTGTTTCTGGATGCGGGCGTGGCGGGCGAGCAGCAGTTATCTTCCTTGCAACCGCCTTATACAGGGCAACCGAAGGCGTTCGCGAGCCAGTTTCCCGGGCGGCACACTCGAGGAGGAAATATTCTGTTTGTGGACGGACATGGGTCGTTTCTGCGCGGTGACGCGGTTGTGGACATGAATCCTGCCAGTGATTATCGCGGAGGCGCTGTGTTTCCGCCCAAGGAAGTGGTATGGTGCGCCAATCCCAACACAGTGCCGTGA
- a CDS encoding beta-propeller domain-containing protein: MIQSVQVGKTNIHVTASVPPGNAAIVLEHRTQFGTGAWVPVAVKRGAAAGSSLTFDLPRDKDFGFLRVRADASLPLPTRFYTGTNEFDAQSDSSLAAFDNFGPAAPNGGGTREVVESDIWRLHGDTLYFFNQNRGLQVIDVSDPDNLQLLGTLNLPAAGDQLYLLKTNHVVLLTRDTCGTYGGFGPAYGIGASSVLVVAVSNGAPAIAAQIPVDGFISESRMVGDALYVASQSMRATASGSNTVWEWGTRLVSFDLSTPALPIARSTNWFPGYNNVVYATDTYFFAVTLGTGNGSRSTVNIIDITAEDGTMHDYASLQLGGVVADKFKLNWSDGVLAAISEVSSNPRLTRLETFSLPPPGGVPVAPAKLGDVEVGHGERLFATRFDGTRAYIVTFFQIDPLWIVDLSDPANPVVTGELEVPGWSTHIHPLGDRLVAVGVETNRTTVSLFDVSNPSNPALASRVQLGTTYSYSEAQSDEKAFNVLAEEGLILLPVQGSFPDPRAWVQLIDLNTNSLVMRGTISQDFVPRRATVHRDRIVSISATELLSADATNRDAPQVTGRLALSWPVNQVFLAGDYLLQVMFGTRWDFDGDAGIIVAPRSDSSQIVSHLAFTNAPIVGATVRSNSLYVLQATTGYALAGTNILTTSDVWLTVVGLDALPALNVLGEVSASISRPVPMWGGNFHPVWLGTNLLVWAGGGSTFLGGPWDPVAFGPSAGLGFWPYPNQSRNGGGQLLAFDVANELAPEFVSEVDLATNNWWGFSKPYVAGELVYLSHNASVPYGSWTNAGDWSPFYKTFLDVIDYTDPAHPTPRKPVNVPGTLKGISHEGSLLYTIGFYGISASGGEGSQALVASAYDGIAAHAIDALPLTNRYNSAAVVDGANVFLTGREWLTVSNSVKSELETWVLNGEGEFTLLGSAKLSGEAMDLALFPGLVAAQVGWAQVDVFDRSNPAALRLVGHGPQASCLPFNLQLGDARPGDELWLPLDFYGVTSVLLAP, translated from the coding sequence GTGATTCAATCCGTCCAGGTCGGCAAGACAAACATCCACGTCACGGCTTCGGTTCCGCCAGGGAATGCCGCGATCGTGCTGGAACACCGCACTCAATTCGGAACGGGCGCATGGGTTCCCGTCGCAGTGAAACGCGGTGCCGCGGCAGGCAGTTCACTCACGTTTGACCTCCCGCGCGACAAGGATTTTGGATTCCTCCGCGTCCGTGCCGACGCATCCCTGCCACTCCCAACCCGGTTTTACACCGGCACCAACGAGTTCGATGCGCAATCGGATTCATCCCTTGCAGCGTTCGATAACTTCGGTCCGGCTGCACCGAACGGCGGGGGGACTCGCGAGGTTGTTGAGTCCGACATCTGGCGGCTGCACGGCGATACACTTTACTTCTTCAATCAGAACCGCGGGCTCCAGGTCATCGATGTCAGCGATCCCGACAATCTGCAATTGCTCGGAACCTTGAACCTTCCGGCCGCAGGCGACCAGTTGTATCTGCTGAAGACTAATCATGTCGTGCTGCTCACGCGCGACACGTGCGGAACGTATGGCGGCTTCGGACCTGCCTACGGTATCGGGGCAAGCTCCGTTCTCGTGGTTGCTGTCAGTAACGGCGCGCCGGCGATCGCAGCGCAGATTCCCGTCGATGGCTTCATTAGCGAGAGCCGGATGGTTGGCGATGCGCTGTATGTCGCTTCGCAGTCCATGCGTGCCACAGCGTCAGGAAGCAACACGGTCTGGGAATGGGGAACGCGTCTTGTTTCCTTTGACCTTTCGACGCCTGCACTTCCCATCGCCCGATCGACGAATTGGTTTCCGGGCTACAACAACGTGGTTTATGCAACTGATACTTACTTCTTTGCAGTGACTCTCGGTACGGGCAACGGGTCGCGTTCCACCGTAAACATCATCGACATCACTGCTGAAGACGGAACGATGCACGACTATGCCTCGCTTCAGTTGGGCGGCGTTGTCGCCGACAAATTCAAGTTGAACTGGAGCGATGGCGTGCTTGCGGCAATTTCCGAAGTCTCAAGCAACCCGCGGCTGACCCGCCTGGAAACATTCAGCCTGCCGCCGCCGGGCGGAGTTCCTGTTGCCCCGGCGAAGCTCGGTGATGTTGAAGTGGGCCATGGTGAACGTCTCTTCGCAACGCGGTTCGACGGAACGCGGGCTTACATTGTTACTTTTTTCCAGATCGATCCGTTGTGGATTGTGGATCTCAGTGATCCAGCGAACCCAGTCGTAACAGGGGAACTGGAGGTTCCCGGCTGGTCCACGCACATTCATCCGCTCGGCGATCGCCTTGTTGCTGTTGGCGTGGAGACCAATCGGACAACTGTTTCGCTCTTCGATGTCTCCAATCCGTCGAACCCGGCGCTCGCCAGCCGCGTCCAGTTGGGAACCACATATTCCTACAGCGAAGCGCAATCGGACGAAAAGGCGTTCAATGTTCTGGCTGAGGAAGGTTTGATCCTGCTGCCTGTGCAGGGATCTTTTCCCGATCCGCGGGCATGGGTGCAGTTGATTGACCTCAACACAAACTCGCTCGTGATGCGCGGGACCATATCGCAGGACTTCGTTCCGCGCCGCGCAACGGTGCACAGGGATCGCATCGTTTCGATATCCGCGACAGAACTGCTTTCCGCCGACGCGACGAATCGCGACGCGCCGCAGGTCACGGGCCGGCTCGCTCTTTCGTGGCCTGTGAACCAGGTCTTTCTCGCGGGGGATTATTTGCTGCAAGTGATGTTCGGCACGCGTTGGGATTTCGACGGCGACGCGGGAATTATCGTTGCGCCGCGCTCGGATTCCTCGCAGATCGTGTCACACCTCGCCTTTACGAACGCTCCGATCGTGGGTGCGACCGTTCGCAGCAACAGCCTTTACGTTCTTCAAGCTACAACGGGTTATGCGCTGGCAGGAACAAATATTCTAACTACCAGCGACGTGTGGCTGACAGTTGTTGGACTCGACGCCTTGCCAGCCTTGAATGTGCTGGGTGAAGTTTCGGCGAGCATCTCGCGGCCCGTGCCAATGTGGGGCGGAAATTTCCATCCTGTGTGGCTCGGAACAAATCTGCTCGTGTGGGCGGGCGGCGGCAGCACCTTTCTGGGCGGGCCATGGGATCCTGTCGCGTTCGGGCCTTCCGCAGGACTTGGATTCTGGCCTTACCCGAATCAGAGTCGCAATGGTGGCGGCCAGCTTCTCGCGTTCGATGTTGCCAACGAACTCGCGCCCGAGTTTGTCTCTGAAGTCGACCTTGCAACGAACAACTGGTGGGGCTTCAGCAAACCTTACGTGGCGGGCGAGTTGGTTTATCTCAGCCACAACGCCAGCGTGCCCTATGGCAGCTGGACGAACGCGGGCGACTGGTCTCCTTTTTACAAGACATTCCTGGATGTGATCGATTACACGGATCCGGCTCATCCGACGCCGCGAAAGCCAGTCAATGTTCCCGGAACGCTCAAGGGAATTTCGCACGAAGGCTCGCTTCTTTACACGATTGGATTTTATGGGATATCCGCCAGCGGAGGCGAAGGTTCACAGGCTTTGGTGGCGAGCGCTTACGATGGGATTGCTGCGCATGCGATCGATGCTCTGCCGCTCACCAATCGATATAATTCGGCGGCAGTCGTTGACGGTGCGAATGTCTTCCTTACCGGCCGTGAATGGTTGACTGTGAGCAACAGTGTAAAATCGGAGCTTGAGACATGGGTGTTGAACGGTGAGGGGGAATTTACACTGCTCGGTTCGGCGAAGCTTTCCGGGGAAGCCATGGATCTCGCGTTGTTCCCGGGCTTGGTGGCGGCGCAGGTGGGATGGGCGCAAGTGGACGTCTTTGATCGATCGAATCCTGCGGCGTTGCGCCTGGTTGGTCATGGCCCGCAGGCCAGTTGCCTCCCATTCAATCTTCAGCTCGGTGATGCAAGGCCCGGTGACGAGTTATGGCTGCCGCTCGACTTCTACGGAGTGACGAGCGTGCTGCTGGCACCCTGA
- a CDS encoding sodium:solute symporter, whose translation MNTFDWVVLLGTMISIATYGAWHTRHTNHLDTYLKGSKTTKWGTIGISVMATQASAITFLSIPGQGFESGIGFVQNYFGLPLALIIVCAVFLPIYRKLGVYTAYEYLGNRFDAKTRLLGAGLFLLQRGLAAGVTIYAPAIILATVLGWRLDLTVIGIGVVVIVYTVTGGSEAVSLTQKWQMGIIFVGMVTAFLLLIARLPDGLGFNEAAHVAGAMGKLQAVDYSMDPEKRYTIWSGLFGGLFLSLSYFGTDQSQVQRYIGGAALREGRLGLMFNAVLKVPMQFFILLIGALLFVFYQFQPAPVFYNRVEWQRHVAGTHGAEFQAVEDKHAQLHAAKSEAIRAWLQVRHSTDAAAETAAREAMLAREAETQAVRQEAKDLLRARDPLAKIKDSDYIFIGFILSQMPHGAIGLLVAVMFAAALSSKAGELNALGTTSTIDLWRHFRPLAAHDERRNVRVAKWWTAVWGLVAIAFALFAGFAENLIEAINIIGSIFYGVVLGIFLVAFFVKWVGGTAVFWAAVISQTAIFAVYFLRLRFPVLDFSYLWYNVIGCTGCVLLSIILQLFLPRAPRKATAQ comes from the coding sequence ATGAACACCTTCGATTGGGTCGTCCTGCTCGGAACGATGATCAGCATCGCCACGTACGGCGCATGGCACACGCGCCATACCAATCATCTCGACACCTATCTCAAGGGAAGCAAGACCACGAAGTGGGGAACGATCGGAATTTCCGTGATGGCAACGCAGGCGAGCGCCATCACGTTCCTGTCAATTCCGGGCCAGGGTTTCGAAAGCGGCATCGGGTTTGTTCAGAATTACTTCGGCCTGCCGCTCGCCTTGATCATCGTCTGCGCCGTCTTCCTGCCGATTTATCGCAAGCTGGGGGTTTACACGGCCTACGAATATTTGGGCAACCGCTTCGATGCAAAAACGCGGCTGCTGGGTGCGGGTCTCTTTCTCCTGCAGCGCGGACTCGCAGCCGGAGTGACGATCTATGCGCCAGCCATCATCCTCGCGACGGTGCTCGGCTGGCGCCTGGATTTGACCGTAATCGGGATCGGCGTGGTTGTGATCGTTTACACGGTGACGGGAGGAAGCGAGGCAGTCAGCCTGACGCAGAAATGGCAAATGGGAATTATTTTTGTAGGCATGGTGACTGCGTTCCTTCTCCTGATCGCGCGGCTTCCTGACGGGCTCGGCTTTAACGAAGCGGCACACGTTGCGGGTGCGATGGGCAAGCTGCAGGCCGTGGATTATTCGATGGATCCAGAGAAGCGATACACGATCTGGAGCGGATTGTTCGGCGGGTTGTTTCTTTCGCTCTCGTACTTCGGAACCGACCAGTCGCAGGTGCAACGTTACATTGGCGGCGCCGCGCTTCGCGAAGGGCGTTTGGGTTTGATGTTCAACGCGGTACTCAAGGTGCCGATGCAGTTCTTTATCCTGCTGATCGGCGCATTGCTGTTCGTCTTCTATCAGTTCCAGCCCGCGCCCGTGTTTTACAACCGCGTCGAATGGCAGCGACATGTTGCGGGCACGCACGGCGCTGAGTTCCAGGCGGTCGAAGACAAGCATGCGCAACTGCACGCAGCCAAGAGCGAAGCCATCCGCGCCTGGCTGCAGGTCCGGCACAGTACTGATGCAGCTGCCGAAACTGCTGCACGGGAGGCGATGCTGGCGCGCGAAGCGGAAACGCAGGCAGTGCGCCAGGAAGCCAAGGATCTTTTGCGTGCGCGCGACCCGCTCGCGAAGATCAAAGACTCTGACTACATCTTCATCGGTTTCATCCTGTCGCAAATGCCGCATGGCGCGATTGGATTGCTGGTCGCGGTCATGTTCGCCGCCGCGCTTTCTTCAAAGGCGGGCGAACTGAATGCGCTCGGCACAACTTCCACAATCGACCTTTGGCGGCACTTCCGTCCGCTCGCCGCGCATGACGAGCGACGCAACGTGCGGGTTGCAAAGTGGTGGACAGCGGTGTGGGGATTGGTCGCGATCGCCTTCGCGCTCTTTGCCGGCTTCGCCGAGAATCTCATCGAGGCGATCAACATCATCGGCTCGATCTTCTACGGCGTGGTCCTCGGAATCTTCCTCGTTGCGTTCTTCGTGAAATGGGTTGGCGGCACCGCGGTTTTTTGGGCCGCAGTCATTTCGCAGACGGCAATCTTCGCCGTGTATTTCCTGCGGCTTCGTTTTCCCGTGCTCGATTTCTCCTATCTTTGGTACAACGTGATCGGCTGCACGGGTTGCGTGTTATTAAGTATCATCCTCCAACTGTTCCTGCCACGCGCGCCCAGGAAAGCAACCGCCCAATGA
- a CDS encoding PIG-L family deacetylase has product MKPTLNSPAESAPLTVFGAHPDDIEFGCGGVIASESRAGRRVHFVICSKGEAGSYGTPAQRTVEAESAAGFLGATIEFIDLDGDAHLEVRASHAIRLAGILRERKPAIVFAPSVVRNQHPDHWRLGELVRDASRIARYGGLKDLSAPPHAIQQLYFYAVTAEAEPRDISPVLFDVSDAAVLEAWRKSMEAHASQMQARNYIELQLTRARLLGARAGVSYAIAVFPNDPLIVNSLEQVGRGARRF; this is encoded by the coding sequence ATGAAGCCTACATTGAATTCCCCGGCTGAATCGGCGCCGCTCACAGTGTTTGGCGCGCACCCTGACGACATTGAATTCGGCTGCGGCGGAGTCATTGCCAGCGAGTCGCGCGCAGGGCGCCGCGTTCACTTTGTCATCTGCTCCAAAGGCGAGGCCGGGTCTTATGGCACGCCAGCGCAGCGCACTGTTGAAGCCGAAAGCGCCGCAGGCTTTCTCGGAGCGACCATCGAGTTCATTGATTTGGATGGTGACGCGCATCTGGAAGTGCGCGCGTCCCACGCAATCCGCCTTGCGGGAATTCTTCGCGAGAGGAAGCCCGCCATTGTGTTTGCACCCAGCGTCGTGCGAAATCAACACCCGGATCACTGGCGCCTTGGGGAACTGGTGCGCGATGCGTCTCGGATTGCGCGTTATGGCGGCTTGAAGGACTTGTCCGCGCCCCCGCATGCGATTCAACAGTTGTATTTTTATGCAGTGACCGCTGAGGCGGAACCCCGCGATATCAGCCCTGTCCTGTTCGACGTCTCTGATGCCGCCGTGCTGGAAGCGTGGCGCAAATCCATGGAAGCGCATGCCTCGCAGATGCAGGCGCGCAATTACATCGAACTGCAATTGACGCGCGCGCGGTTGCTCGGCGCGCGAGCGGGAGTGAGCTATGCCATCGCGGTGTTTCCAAATGATCCTCTCATTGTGAATTCGCTGGAACAGGTCGGCCGCGGCGCGCGGCGATTTTGA
- a CDS encoding serine/threonine-protein kinase, with protein sequence MKTCEAIAAKICPTCGGEIPRDISFQQCPRCLLELCCLPPAAPVPEAESASKHFIQGVPFGDYEILERLGHGGMGVVYKARQRSLDRIVALKSVRMGDLASPADLARFRREAEAAAKLDHPRIVPIYEVGEHEANPFLVMRYIPGWSLAEKLPEFTNASDVRAGQIQSARILATMARAVHYAHGRGVLHRDLKPSNILLDRDLEPYLSDFGIAQLADQESALTQTAELIGTPSYMSPEQAAGKRVDCRADIYSLGAILYEILTGRPPFQGARPVETLRQVIHDEPLNPRAINCRSDPELSIVALKCIDKDPARRYPTAIAFAEDLERWLRREPVLAHAPSPALRARRWLARNPLLALLIAGLVVGITVTSYLLVRTQEEQRRKSIALAILRTESARQLQEIWDSPKPFFAIRSETLAAMAGREPVRFPGNETRLTLAFVVQGNPLDRVLGAASLLQYVEIQMKSASPTATRLDLRIYKRQAEAILDFIAGDVDFLQMNAREYVEAKASHIGVKPLLLGISSTAADGETGDTAVLFTRKDSGVERVADARGRSMLFGREDSTLTYWAKVHLANAGITQRDMGKVSYLGDAPRQSLSDSHDALGNPYSDMTPVDAVVHGRFDIAVVREVRFRQVAERHELVAIGRFRDSGYMIAGQPALSATAAEKFRNTLAQLNDRQMLQTFTGFPKQFAPCSDSDFDDVRHNLTAAIRFDSNETPK encoded by the coding sequence ATGAAGACGTGCGAAGCCATCGCAGCGAAGATCTGCCCCACGTGCGGCGGCGAGATCCCGCGCGACATCTCATTCCAGCAATGTCCGCGCTGCCTCCTGGAACTTTGCTGCCTCCCGCCCGCGGCGCCCGTTCCCGAAGCTGAATCCGCATCGAAACATTTCATCCAGGGCGTTCCGTTCGGTGACTACGAAATCCTGGAACGCCTCGGGCACGGCGGCATGGGCGTCGTTTACAAGGCGCGCCAACGGTCTCTTGATCGGATTGTCGCACTAAAGAGTGTTCGGATGGGCGACCTGGCCTCGCCCGCGGATCTCGCCCGTTTTCGTCGCGAAGCAGAAGCTGCGGCCAAGCTCGATCATCCGCGCATTGTGCCGATTTACGAAGTGGGCGAGCACGAAGCGAATCCGTTCCTCGTCATGCGGTATATCCCCGGCTGGAGCCTCGCTGAAAAACTTCCCGAGTTCACAAACGCTTCCGATGTGCGTGCGGGCCAGATCCAATCCGCACGCATCCTTGCCACGATGGCGCGAGCCGTTCATTACGCGCACGGTCGCGGCGTCCTGCACCGCGATTTGAAGCCCAGCAACATCCTTCTTGATCGCGACCTTGAGCCGTATCTTTCTGATTTCGGCATTGCCCAACTGGCTGACCAGGAATCTGCGCTTACACAAACCGCGGAACTGATCGGCACGCCAAGTTACATGTCCCCCGAACAGGCCGCGGGCAAGCGCGTGGATTGCCGCGCCGATATTTACAGCCTCGGCGCGATTCTTTACGAAATCCTGACGGGACGTCCTCCGTTTCAAGGCGCGCGACCCGTGGAAACCTTGCGCCAGGTTATTCACGATGAACCGCTGAATCCTCGCGCAATCAACTGCCGGTCTGACCCCGAACTTTCAATCGTTGCGCTTAAGTGCATCGACAAGGATCCCGCTCGACGTTATCCAACGGCAATTGCTTTCGCCGAAGACCTGGAACGGTGGCTTCGACGCGAACCCGTCCTCGCGCACGCACCCAGTCCCGCGCTTCGAGCGCGACGCTGGCTCGCGCGCAATCCGCTGCTCGCGCTCCTGATTGCTGGTTTGGTTGTGGGAATCACGGTGACTTCATACCTGCTCGTTCGGACGCAGGAGGAACAACGAAGGAAGTCGATTGCGCTTGCCATTCTTCGCACCGAGTCTGCGCGGCAATTGCAGGAAATATGGGATTCGCCGAAGCCATTCTTTGCGATCCGTTCCGAGACTCTTGCCGCGATGGCCGGGCGGGAGCCTGTGCGTTTTCCTGGAAACGAAACCCGGCTCACACTCGCGTTCGTTGTTCAGGGAAATCCACTCGACCGAGTCCTCGGTGCCGCCTCGCTCCTGCAGTACGTCGAAATACAAATGAAATCAGCCTCGCCCACCGCGACGCGATTGGATCTCCGCATTTATAAACGGCAGGCCGAAGCCATCCTGGATTTCATCGCGGGCGATGTGGATTTCCTGCAGATGAACGCTCGCGAATATGTCGAGGCGAAGGCGTCGCACATCGGCGTTAAACCGTTGTTGCTGGGAATTTCCTCCACTGCCGCGGACGGCGAAACCGGTGACACTGCGGTTCTGTTCACGCGAAAGGACTCAGGTGTTGAACGCGTGGCTGACGCGCGCGGGCGTTCAATGCTGTTCGGACGGGAGGATTCGACGCTGACATATTGGGCGAAGGTGCACCTTGCGAATGCCGGAATAACCCAGCGTGATATGGGGAAGGTTTCGTATCTCGGAGACGCACCGCGACAATCGCTTTCCGATTCACACGATGCGCTGGGGAATCCTTACAGCGACATGACGCCGGTAGATGCGGTCGTGCACGGACGCTTTGACATCGCCGTTGTGCGCGAGGTTCGTTTTCGTCAGGTAGCAGAAAGGCACGAGCTTGTTGCCATCGGCCGTTTTCGCGACAGCGGCTACATGATTGCCGGGCAGCCTGCACTGTCAGCGACCGCTGCTGAGAAATTCCGCAATACTTTAGCGCAATTGAACGATCGGCAGATGTTACAGACGTTCACCGGTTTTCCGAAACAGTTTGCGCCGTGCAGCGATTCGGACTTCGACGACGTGCGGCACAATCTCACCGCGGCTATCCGTTTTGATTCCAACGAAACTCCAAAATGA
- a CDS encoding sigma-70 family RNA polymerase sigma factor: protein MLPTPRTSGASQAARFGTTQWSVVLQAERGAEDALLKLCQLYWRPLYAFVRRRGHSVHDAQDLTQSFFAHVLEHDALANVAPSKGRFRSFLLVSLKHYLDNEWHRANAQKRGGGQVILSWDDLRPAERDALEPRDDSTPEKVFNRRWALMLLERAMQQLETECVAARKGELFQRLKPHLTANNASAPYQQLAPELGLSEGALKVTIHRLRRRFGELVRQQIAKTVAREEDIDDEIRQLFAALA from the coding sequence ATGCTCCCCACGCCCCGGACCTCTGGTGCCAGCCAGGCTGCCCGCTTTGGAACAACGCAATGGAGTGTGGTGCTGCAGGCGGAACGCGGAGCCGAGGATGCCTTGCTGAAGCTTTGCCAGCTTTACTGGCGGCCGCTCTACGCATTCGTTCGACGGCGCGGACATTCGGTCCACGATGCGCAGGATCTCACGCAATCTTTCTTCGCCCACGTCCTTGAACATGACGCGCTGGCAAACGTTGCGCCGTCCAAAGGCCGCTTTCGCTCGTTCCTCCTCGTTTCGCTTAAACATTATCTCGATAACGAATGGCACAGGGCAAATGCCCAAAAACGCGGGGGAGGGCAGGTGATCCTTTCTTGGGACGATCTTCGCCCCGCGGAACGAGACGCGCTGGAGCCGCGGGATGACTCAACGCCGGAGAAGGTCTTCAACCGGCGCTGGGCGCTCATGCTGCTCGAACGCGCCATGCAACAGCTGGAAACCGAATGCGTCGCCGCCCGCAAGGGTGAATTGTTTCAACGCTTAAAACCGCATCTCACAGCCAACAATGCCAGCGCTCCTTATCAACAACTCGCACCCGAACTCGGATTAAGCGAGGGAGCTTTGAAGGTCACCATTCATCGTCTGCGGCGCCGATTCGGAGAACTTGTGCGACAGCAGATCGCGAAGACCGTGGCGCGGGAGGAGGACATCGATGATGAAATTCGCCAGTTGTTTGCTGCCCTCGCGTAG